Proteins encoded in a region of the Anopheles ziemanni chromosome 2, idAnoZiCoDA_A2_x.2, whole genome shotgun sequence genome:
- the LOC131282317 gene encoding UDP-glucosyltransferase 2-like → MASGAVAKCVLLVIGCLSASTLAANILYINTVASPSHFGWNRALMYALADEGHNLTVFGVDSDKNPPPNVTFILLEDVYKKLYSDEALETDFFEINKMSSFAMLKMFNEYLVGTCKIVLESGGAKRLYEYPADFGFDLIVHDYLSAPCLTALAHHRFGKPPLVAVTAYHAPSTTAYMSGAYQYSALVPNHAYDAMEEMTYCQRFMNFLLNMWEELLQTYDMLNASTQLLRQYEPNLPDVAEFNRETKVILLNADPIIQFTEPLMPNVIPVGGLQIIKPKPLPDDLAKLLEQAPPGGVVLFSLGTNVRSDTLGVARITAILDAMEALPEYHFIWKFESDSMPRALPPNVHLRKWLPQNDLLAQPKVRLFITHSGLLSTQEAIWHGVPIIGFPVFADQFKNINYCMAKGVGKRLSITDINTKELVDTIREIMTKESYRINMKRMSELFRDQPEHPLERAVWWVNWVLRHPDSTELLTHGTRLHWFAKYSYDVLVPLLVAIAIVCHLVIFTVRRVFFGRKTVSKGEKQKRS, encoded by the exons ATGGCATCAGGTGCTGTGGCCaagtgtgttttgttggtCATCGGGTGTCTCAGCGCGAGTACCCTAGCGGCGAATATTCTTTACATTAACACGGTCGCATCTCCAAGCCATTTTGGATG GAACCGTGCGCTAATGTACGCACTGGCTGATGAAGGTCACAACCTGACCGTGTTCGGTGTGGACAGCGATAAGAACCCCCCGCCAAATGTGACCTTCATCTTGCTCGAGGATGTGTACAAGAAGCTGTACAGTGATGAGGCATTGGAAACCGACTTCTTCGAGATAAACAAAATGAGCTCCTTCGCGATGCTGAAAATGTTCAACGAATATTTAGTGGGGACCTGCAAGATCGTCCTCGAATCTGGTGGCGCCAAGCGACTGTACGAGTATCCGGCAGATTTCGGTTTCGACCTAATCGTGCACGACTACCTTAGTGCGCCTTGTTTGACCGCACTGGCGCACCATCGCTTCGGGAAGCCACCCCTAGTGGCCGTCACTGCGTATCACGCGCCCTCTACAACGGCGTATATGTCCGGTGCCTATCAATACTCGGCACTAGTGCCTAACCACGCGTACGACGCCATGGAAGAAATGACCTACTGCCAACGGTTTATGAACTTCCTGCTCAACATGTGGGAGGAGTTGCTCCAAACGTACGACATGTTAAATGCGTCCACTCAGTTGCTACGACAGTACGAACCAAACCTGCCTGACGTGGCCGAATTCAACCGCGAAACGAAAGTGATCCTGCTCAACGCTGACCCTATAATTCAGTTCACCGAACCACTGATGCCGAACGTTATCCCCGTCGGAGGACTGCAGATCATTAAGCCTAAGCCACTGCCGGATGATCTGGCAAAACTACTCGAGCAAGCGCCACCCGGTGGAGTTGTCCTCTTCTCTCTAGGCACGAACGTACGCAGTGATACCCTCGGTGTGGCCCGTATAACGGCTATCCTCGATGCGATGGAGGCCCTACCCGAGTATCACTTCATATGGAAGTTCGAGTCCGATTCGATGCCACGCGCTTTGCCACCGAACGTACACCTGCGCAAATGGCTGCCACAGAACGACCTGCTGGCTCAACCAAAGGTACGCCTGTTTATCACACACAGCGGTCTACTCAGCACCCAGGAGGCCATCTGGCACGGAGTCCCGATCATCGGTTTTCCAGTATTCGCCGATCAGTTCAAGAACATCAACTACTGCATGGCCAAGGGCGTCGGAAAGCGGCTCAGTATTACGGATATCAACACGAAGGAACTCGTGGACACAATTCGGGAAATTATGACGAAAGAAAG CTATCGTATCAACATGAAACGAATGTCTGAACTGTTCCGTGACCAACCGGAACATCCTCTAGAACGTGCCGTTTGGTGGGTCAACTGGGTTCTCCGGCATCCGGATTCAACAGAATTGCTTACGCACGGCACACGTCTCCACTGGTTCGCTAAGTACTCGTACGACGTGTTGGTTCCACTTTTGGTCGCCATCGCTATTGTCTGTCATCTTGTTATCTTCACCGTACGTCGGGTCTTTTTTGGCCGCAAAACTGTCTCCAAaggagaaaaacagaaaagatcaTAA